From the genome of Longimicrobium sp.:
CGCGGCCGAAACCTCGTCCACTTCGTGGTGCCGGCCGGCGGCGCGAGCCACCGCGTCCGGATGCGTCCCGATCACGCCGGCGCCCGCGAAGACCGGCACGAACGACGCAATGTCCGTCACCACCATCCCGCCGCCGCCGCGGTCCACGCGCAGCGCCGCGAAACCGCTGTCCAGCCGCTCGCTCCAGGGTGTCGCGGGGCCACGCGACAGCAGCTCGTGCACCGCGCGGCGGCGGGGGCCGCTGGCGGCCAGGCCGGGCGCGTGCGGCGCGATGCGGGCGATGGGGACGCCGGCCAGGACGCTGAGCGAGGACTCGTCTTCCACCAGCACCTCGCCATCGTGCGCCGCCCGGACCACGGCGAGGGAGCCCCAATCGCCATGGTGCTCGGCGACCTGCGCGGCCACGGGACCGAAGTGGCGGATCAGGATGGCGCGGAGCTCGCCCGGCGCGCGGCGCCGCACGGCGAAGAGGAAGTCGCTCACGGCGCCCCGCCGGCGAGGATCGCCTCCCAACGGTCCAGCATCCTCTCGAAGTCGAGAGATCCGCGCGCACGCTCCAGCGCCGCTTCGCGCATCTCCGCCCGCAGTGCGGGCGAGGCGAGCACCCGGTGGAGCGCCGCGGCGACCTCCGCCGGGTCGAAGCCCACCACCTCTCCCGGCCTGCGCCCGTCGGGCAGAGGGGCCAGCGCGTCGCGGGCGCCGCTCACGTCGGTGCTCACCACGGGGACCCCCGCCGCCAGTGCCTCCATCATGGAGTTGCTCATCCCTTCGCGGTCGGAGGTGATGACGTACACGTCGAGGGCATCCAGCACGTCGGCCACGTCCTCGCGCAGGCCGAGGAAGTGCACGCGCTCCGCGACCCCGAGCTCCGCGGCGAGCGACTGGAGTTCGGCGCGCTTCCCGCCCTCGCCCGCCACGATGCAGTGTACGTCAGCGGGGAGCGCGGCGAAGGCGTGCAGCAGGCGGTCCAGGCGCTTCTGCCGCGCGAGCCGCGCGGCGGCACCCACCACGAGCGCATCGGGCGCGATGCCCAGCGCCCGGCGTACCCCCCCCGACGGCAGCCGCCGCGGCGGCAGCGCGACGCCGCCCGGGATCAGCGCCAGGCGCCGCGGATCGATGCCGGCCTCGAGGTACCGCTGCCGCATGTCTTCGCTCTTGAGCACCACCGCGTCGATCCAGCGCCCGACGACGAAGCGGTACTTGCGGCTGCGCGGCGTGTCCGTCTCCAGCCCGATGCGGGCGACCACCCGCGGAACCCGCGCCATGCGCGCGGCCAGCGCCGCCAGGAGCATCTTCTTGAAGGTGCCCACCACCAGCACGTCGGGGCGGTGCCGCCGCAGCTGCGCGGCGAAGCGGAACGCGTGGGGGATCATGGTGTCGCCTCCCAGCACGGCGCGCTCGGTGGCGACCCCCCGGTCCCGGGCGTGCGCCTCCACCCGCTCCGTCGCGCAGAAGAGCAGAACGCGGTGGCCGCGCCCCGCCAGCCCGGCCAGGAGCGAAACGGTGGCGCGCTCGGCGCCTCCCAGGACGTGGGCCCCGATGTGCGCGACTACGAACACTTCAAGCTCTCTCCGCGGCGCTGCGCGGCCGCGGGTCCGGCGGCCGCGGCATCAGGTCACACCGGCGCGTGAGGGGGCCAGCACCGCCTCCGCTTCGGCGACCATCCTGCCGGGGCCGAACCAGTGCGCGATCCGCCACGACGCTTCCTCCGCGCAGCTCCGCGCGAGCACCGGGTGCGCGAGCGCGGTGCGGATCGCGTCCGCCAGGGCGGGAGCGTCGTCCGGGGGAACGATCCATCCGGCGGGCGGACGGCCCTCGCGCGCGTCCAGGGCGCGCCGCACTCCGCTCACGCCGGTGGCGACCACCGGGGTGCCCGCCGCCATCGCCTCCAGCATCACGTTGGCCATCCCCTCGTTGCGGCTGGAAAGGACGAACAGGTCGCACGCGCCCAGGAGGCGCGGGACGTCGTCGCGAAAGCCGGCCCAGCGCACCCGCCCCGCCACGCCCAGCGCCGCCGCCCTCGCGCGCAGCGACTCCTCCGCCGGACCCGTACCCGCGATCACCACCTCCGCCCTGGGCACCTCCGCGAGGGCGTCGATCAGCAGGTCGAACCCTTTGCGCGGGTACACGTGTCCGACCCCCGCGATCAGGGGGGTCCCGGGCGCCACCCCGAGCCCGGCGCGCAGTGCGGCCCGCTCGCCCGCGGGCAACGGCGGGGGCGGCACGATACCGTTCAGGATCACGTGCACCTCGCCGGGCGGAAACCAGGGCGCGGAACGTACCCACTCGGCCCGGATCTCCTCCGAGTTCACGATCAGCGCGTCCACGCCGCCGCCACGGAAGGGCCGGGGGTGGCGCCCCCGGGCCGGAAGCGTACGCACGATGCCGAGGCGCACCACCACGCGGGGCACGCCCACCATCCGCGCCGCCCGCGCACCCCAGGGGATCCCGGCCCACGAGGTGAGAAGGAGAGCATCGGGACGCTCGCGGCGCAGCCACCGCGCGAAACGCATTCCCCGCACCACGTCAACGCGCGTTCCGGGGCGGATGGGGCTGGTGGGAATGCCGCGCCGCGCCAGCTCCTGCCACACCGCGCCCTCGCGGCGGCAGGACACGACCACCGAGTGCCCGTTGGCCAGGAGCCCGGCGGCCAGCGTGGCGAGCCACTTCTCGTTGCCGCCCCAGACGTGGCCGTTGTTCTGGATCACCACCTTCATCGCGCCGCATCCGCATGGCGGCGTACGAAGGCGAGCACCGCCGGCGCCACCGTCTCCACCTGAAGCTCCGCGAGGGGGCGGCGGCGGGTGAAGGGTGCCCCGGGCGGAGGCTCCACGAAGCGGTGGGGCGAGCCCGGAGTGTCGTCGGTGAAGGTGGCGCCCTTGCCGGGCCTCGCCACGGCGAGCGTCGGCACCCCCATCGCCACAGCCAGGTGGCGGGGCCCGCCATCGTTCCCAACCCAGGCGCGGCACCGTCCCTGAAGCGCCGCGAACTGGGCGAGCGTGGCCTCCCGGTGGCCCCACAGCACCGGCAGCCGTACCGCCCCCGCCAACGCCTCGGCCTGGCCGCGCTCGCCAGGTCCGTGGGTGAGCAGCACGCGGAATCCCGCCGCCGACAGCTCGTCGGCGACGACGGCCCAGCGGTCGGCGCCCCAGCTCTTGTGAACCAGCCGGCTCACCCCGGAGAGCGCCACCACGGGCTGCGGCCCCTCCAGCCCGAGCCGCTTCCACTCCTCGCCGGCCCAGGCTTCGTCGTCCGGGGCGGGGCGAAAGTCCAGCGCCGCGTCGGTGAGGTCGGGAACGACGCCCAGCGGGCGCAGCAGCTCCAGCTTGGCGACCGCGTTGTAGCGGCTCACGAGCGGCGCGGCGGGCACGACGTGCGTGTAGCGCCACTCCCAGGGCCGGCGGTCGTCGAAGCCTATCCGCAGGGGGGCGGGGAGAAGCGCGCCCACCACCGACGCGCGCGGGGCATGATGGAAGTGGAGGACCACCACGGCATCGTACCCGCGGCGCGCGAGCTCGATGGTGCGGCGCACCCCCGCCGCCGTGCCGCGGCGGTAGACGACCACTTCGTCCAGCCACGGGTTGCCCGCCAGCGCTTCGCTCCCCGCCCCCTCCGAGAGGAAGTCGATCCGGGCGTCCGGGTGCGCCCGCCGCAGCTGCCGCACGGCGGGCGTGCACAGGAGCACGTCGCCCAGCGCGCGCAGCTGGATCAGGAGGACGCGGCGCACGCTCACGCCCCGAAGAACGCGCGCACCGTCCGCGCGACGTGTTCGCGCTGCGCGGCCGCGAGTTCCGGGAACACGGGAAGGGAGAGGACCTCGCGGCAGGCGCGCTCCGACTCGGGGAATTCGCCCTCGCGGTGCCCCAGGAACGCAAAGCACTCCTGCAGGTGCAGCGGCACGGGATAGTAGACGGAGCTGCCGACCCCTCGCTGCGCCAGGAACGCTCGGAGCTCTTCGCGCCGGCCGCCCCTCACCCGCACCGTGTACTGGTTGAAGATGGACTCGTTTCCGGGCGCCACCAGCGGGGTCGCCAGCTCGCCGATCCCCGCGAGCGCCTCGTCGTAGAAAGCCGCGTGCTCGCGCCGCTTGGCGCTCCACCGCTGCAGGAAGGGAAGCTTCGCGGAGAGCACCGCGGCCTGAAGCGCGTCCAGACGCGAGTTGAAGCCCACTTCCTCGTGGTGGTACATCTGCCGGCCGCCGTGCACGCGCAGCTTGGCAAGGCGCTCAGCCAGTGCGGCGTCGTTGGCCACGATCATCCCCGCGTCGCCGAACGCGCCCAGGTTCTTGGTGGGGAAGAAGGAGAAGGCGCACGAGTCGCCCAGCGTCCCCGTGGTCACCCACCGGCCGCCCACCTGCTGCCGCGCGCCGATCGCCTGCGCCGCGTCTTCCACCACCGCCAGCTCCCGCCGGTCTCCCAGCTCGCGGAAGGCAGCCATGTCCGCCATCTGGCCGAAGAGGTGCACCGGCATCACGGCGCGCGTGCGCCCGGTAACCGCTGCCTCGGCCGCGGCGGGATCCAGGTTGAAGGTGTGCGGGTCGATGTCCGCGAACACGGGGCGCCCGCCGGCGTTGTGGATGGCGCCGGCGGTGGCGAAGAAGGTGAACGGAGTGGTGACCACCTCCTCGCCGCGTTCCACGCCCAGCGCGCGCACCGCCAGGAGGATGGCATCCGTCCCGCTGGCGCACCCCACCGCGTGGCGAACACCCAGCATCTCGGCCACCTCCCGCTCGAAGCGCTCCACCACCGGGCCCAGCACGAAGCGCTGGTCCTCCACCACGCCCTTGATCGCGGCCATCACGTCGTCCGCGACCTGGCGGTACTGCAGCGTCAGGTCCAGCAGCGGTACTTGCATATGGATCTGGAAGCTCGTTGAGTCTGAACGGAAAAGAAGTGCCTGGTCGCGCATGCGAGGCTGCTGAGCACCCGGCGCCCGGCACGGGGCACGATCAGTCGGCCGCCTGCTCGCCGCTCCCGAACTGCATGTCGTACAGCCGCCGGTACGTGCCGCCGCGCGCCAGGAGCTCCGCGTGCGTGCCGTGCTGCACGATCTTGCCGGTCTCCAGCACCACGATCCGGTCCGCGCGGCGCACGGTGGAGAGGCGATGCGCGATCACCAGCACGGTGCGGTCGCGCATCACCTCCTCCACCGCCTGCTGCACCAGCCGCTCGCTTTCGGTGTCCAGCGCGGAGGTCGCCTCGTCCAGGATGAGGATCGGCGGATTGCGGAGGAGCGCACGCGCGATCGCGATGCGCTGCCGCTGGCCCCCGGAAAGGCGCGTCCCCTTCTCGCCCAGCACCGTGTCGTACCCCTCGGGGAGCGCCGAGATGAAGTCGTGCGCGTGGGCGGCGCGCGCGGCCTCCACCACCCGCTCGTGCGGCACGGCCGGCGCGCCGTACGCGATGTTGGCGCGCACGGTGTCGTGAAACAGGATCGTCTCCTGCGTTACGATCCCCATCAGCCCGCGCAGCTCCGCCAGGCGCAGGTCGCGCAGGTCGATCCCGTCCAGCGTGAGCCGCCCGGCCACGGGGTCGCGGAAGCGGGGAAGCAGGTCGGCCAGCGTGCTCTTGCCGGCCCCGCTGGGCCCCACCACGGCGATGACCTGCCCCGCGGGGATTTCCAGGTCGATCCCCTCCAGCACCGGCGACGCGCCGGGCCCGTACGCGAAATCCACCCCCTCCAAGCGGATGGCGCCGCTGAAGGCGGGCACGGGCAGCGCGCCCGGGCGGTCCTCCACCTCCACCGGAATGCCCAGGATCTCGAACACCCGCTCCCCCGCGGCGAGCCCCGGCTGCACAACCGACGGGTACTGCGCCACCACCTTGAGCGGCACCATCAGCCGCGCGGCCACCAGCAGCGCCGTGATGAACGCCTCCGGCTCCATCGACCGCTCCACCAGCACCAGGTGGCCGCCGTACAGCACCAGCACCAGGATGGAGACGGAGGTGACCACCTCGGTGGCCGGCGAAAAGAACTTGCGCCAGCGGTCGTTGCGCGCGAGCGCCTTGTAATGCCGCTGCGTGAGGCGCCGGAAGCGGGCCTCCTCCCACCCTTCGGCGCCGCTGGCCTTCACCAGCCGGATGCCGGACACCGTCTCCTGGAGGAGCGACGCGACCTCGCCCACGGCGTCCAGCACGCGCAGCACCCCGCGCCGCAGCCGCTTGCGGAAGCGCGTCCACAGGAGCACCATCGGCGGGATGGCGAGGAGCGCCACCAGCGTCAGCCGCCACGACATCGTCACCAGCACGAAGGAGAGGAACCCCACCTGGATCAGCGCCGAAACGGACCTGATCAGGTTCCCGGTCACCAGCCCCCGCATCTGGTCCACGTCGCCGGTGACGCGGGAGATGATCTGCCCCGCGCGCATCCGCTGGAAATAGGGGAGACCCAGCCGCAGCAGGTGGTGGTAGATGGCGTTGCGCACGTCGCGCGTGACGCGCCCCTCCACCAGGGCGGTGGTGTACGACTGCACGTACAGCGCGATGTTCTTGAAGAGGAGGGCAAAGAAGATCACCCCCACCACCAGGTACAGCGCCTCGCTTGCGGTGCGTTGTGTGTCGCCCGTGCCGAATACGAAGTCTACGCCGCCCTGTACAACGCTCCCCACGCGCGGCCCAAAGAGCGCCGTGGCGTCGGCCGCGATATTGCCGCCGGTGAAGAGCACCCGGAGGAATGGAGCGAGCAGGGTGAGGCTGAACGCATCGAGAGCCGCGCTCAACACCATCGCCGCCACGGAGATCGCCAGGAGCCCCGCGTGCGGGCGTAGATACCGTAGAATCTGCAGGTAGATCTTCATCGCGGGGTCAGCAGTGCCACTGGAAGGATCATCTCTTCCGGTGATACCCCGCCGTGCAGGAAGGAGCCCCGGTAGCGCGCCTGGTACTGCCGCAGCTTGGTGGGATAGACGAAGAAGACGTCTTCCAGCGCGATCAGGTAGTTGGTCGCCGCCTTCCCCGGCGGAAAGCGCAGCGCCTTCTCGTCCTTGATCGTCATCGCCAGCGTGCGGTCTTCCGCGCGCAGGTCCGCGCCGAACTTGTAGCGCAGGTTCTGCGTGGTGTCGCGCTTGGCGAAGACGGTGGCCGGGCGGTGGCAGTGGATGGAGCCGTGGTCGGTGGTCACCAGCACCGGCACGCCCATGCGCAGCGCCTCGCGGATCGCCGTCAGCGCCTCGGAGCGCTCGAACCACTGCCGCGTGAGGGCGCGCAGCGCTTCCTTGTCGCGCGCCACCTCCAGCAGCACCGTGCTCTCGGTGCGGCCGTGCGTCAGCAGGTCCACGAAGTTGAAGACGACCGCCGTCACGCCCGGCTGCGCCAGGTGCGCGGGAAGGCGGCGCAGCATCGCCTCGCCGTCGCCCGCGTCGAACACCTTGTCGTAGTGCACGGGCATGCTGAGCCCCGTGAGCCGCTTGAGCTGCTCGCGAAAGAGCTCCGCCTCGAACGAGTTGAGGCTCCCCTCGCCCTCCCATCCCCACCACCCCGGCACCCGCTCGGAGACGCCATCGGGGAACATCCCGCTGAAGATGGCGTTGCGCGAGAAGGGAGTGGCGGTGGGGAGAATGGAGTAGTAGAGCGCCTCCTCCACCTGCGCCAGCGGCTCCAGGATGGGAAGGAGGGCGCGCCACTGGTCCAGCCGCAGGCAGTCGATCACCACGAAGAGCACCGCGCGGTCCTTGCCCACCAGCGGCGCCAGGAACTGCGGGACGATGTCCACCGAGAGCGGCGGCGCGCCGGCGCCCCCTTCCGTCCACTTCGGGTACACCTCGGTGATGTACCGGCAGAACTCGCGGCGGAAGTCGTCCAGCAGCGTCTCCAGCGCGGCGAGCAGCCCCGTCTCGCCCGCTTCGCGCAGGCGCAGCTCCCAGTCCACCAGCTCCGAGTAGTCGGCGGCCCACTCGCGCCAGTCGCGCGGCTCGGCGCGGCGGGCGTTGAGCTCGCGGAACCTGCCGGCGAAGTCGCGCGCCACCACCTGCTGCTGGATCGCCTCGCCTTCCAGGAGGCGGGTGACGACGGAGAGGACCTGGCGCGGCGAGGTGGGCTTCACGAGGTAATCGGCCACGCGCCGGCCGATCGCCTCGGTCATGGTGCGGTCCTCCTCGCTCTTGGTGATCATCACCACGGGAACGCGGGGGTCCAGCTTGCGCAGCTCGTCCAGCACCTCCATCCCCGAGCGGCCGGGCATCTGCTCGTCCAGCAGGATCAGGTCGTACGGGTGCAGGCGGAGGAGCTCCAGCGCGTCGTCGCCGTTGGAGACGGCGTCCACGTGGTAGCCGCGCCCCTGCAGGAAGAGCAGGTGCGGGCGCAGGAGATCGATCTCGTCGTCTACCCAGAGGAGGCGTTTGACCGGTGCTGGCATAGTGTGGCAAGCTAGGCCCCCGAGGGGTGCGGGTCAACGCGACCGGCCCGTTTGACAGCATGCCGCGCAATCCTCACCTTCCCGCCATGAAGACGAACAGCAACTGCATGGCTCACACAGAGACACAGAGACACAGAGGGAAAAGCAAAAGCTCTTCTTGTCTTTCCTCTGTGTCTCTGTGTCTCCGTGTGAGATCGCTGTTCGGGTGGGCTGGATGATGAGCTTCGCTCCCGTTTCAGCCGGAAGCGCGCGCCTTCTCGTACGCGATGGGTACGAGGAGATGGCGGGCGTGCTGGTGGATGCGTGGGAGGGGCGCGCGCAGGAGTGGATCGAAGGGGGGCGGGCGCCGCACCCCGTGGTCGCGCTGCCGGACGGCGGAAAGGCGGTGGTGAGGCGCTATCGGCGCGGCGGGATGGTGCGGCACCTGAACCGCGACCGCTACTTCGGCGGGGACCGCGCCGCGCACGAGCTGCGGGCGACGGAGGCGGCGCGGGCGGGCGGGGTGCACGCGCCCGAGGTGATCGCGGCCGGACGGCTCGACGCGTTCCCCGGCTACCGCGCGATGATCGCCACGCGCCTAATCCCGGGCGTGCAGGACGCCGCCACCGCGCTGCTTGGCGGGAGGGACATGAATGAGGTGCTCTTCGAGGCGGGTCAGCAGATCGGGCGGATGCACGTGGCCGGGGTGGGGCACCCGGACCTCAACCTGCGCAACCTGCTGGTGGGGAAGATGGGCGAGCTGTGGGTGATCGACTTCGACCGCGCTCTGGTGGTGGAGGGCGTGGTGCCGCGCGCCCGCCGCCAGCGCGACCTGGCGCGGCTGGTGCGCTCCTTTGCGAAGCTGGGCATGCCGTTGTGCATCGTGCGCCGCGGTGCGCTGGAGGTCGGCTACCTCTCCGAGAGGCCCGACCTGGAGTAGCGCTCCAGCGCCAGCGCGACCTTCGCCGCAACCTCGTCCACCGTGATGCGCTCCATGCGGCCGGGGCGGTACTCGGCGCTCACCGGGTAGTCCTCGCCGGGGTCGCCGTACGCGTCGATCATCAGGTCGTGGAAGCGGCGGTAGGGGCCCACGCGCTTCGGGTTGGTGTAGCCCATCAGCGACACGGTAGGCGTGCCCAGCGCCACGCCAATGTGCAGCGGCCCCGTGTCCGGGCTAACGAGCACGTCCACGCGGTCCAGCAGGTACACCAGCTTGCGCAGGTCCCACTCCAGCAGGTTCAGCGGCGGATACTGCGCCTTGGCGCGGATCGCCTCCGCCGCCGCCAGCTCCCGCGTGGAGCGGCCGCCCACAAGCACCGTCCTCATCCCCGCGAAGGCGAGGCGGTCCGCGAGGGCGGCGTAGCGCTCGGCGGGCCACTCCTTCGCCGGCTTGCTCGTCCCCACCACGAACGCCACCGTGGGCCGGCCATCGCGCGGAAGGGTGCCTTCGTAGCGGGTGCGCTCCGCGGCGGTGGGCCCCAGCCGCCATTCCAGCAGCGGGGGGACGCCCAGGTGCTCCAGGAACTCGAAGTACTGGTCCTGCACGTGCCGCTGCCCGCGCGGCGCGATGCGCTCGGTGGTGAAGAGCCAGTTCGCGTCGCGCGCGCGCGCCCGGTCGAACCCCAGCTTGCGCGGCGAGCGCAGGACGCGCGTCACCAGCCCGGCCTTGAGGTACACCTGCAGCGCGATCACCAGGTCGAAGCTGCGCCCCTCCGTCGCGCGCGCCACGTCGCGGTACGCGCGCCAGCCGCGCTTGCGGTCGAAGAGGACGAACTCGTCCACCGCCGGGTGCCCCGCCACCAGGGCGTGCGGGGCCGGCTGGATCACCCAGGTCACTTTGGAGTCCGGCGCCGCCGCCCGCAGCGAGTTGACCACCGGCAGGGTGTGCACGGCGTCACCGATCGCGCTCATCATCACGATGGCGATGCGGGCGCCGGACAGGTCGGATGCGTGCAAGTGCGCGTCTTTCTTTAAGTTCAGCATGGCGCGCCCAAGCTATCCGCCGCTGTCGGAAGCGTCAACGCGTGTTCGCGCCTCCCGTATCCTCTTCTCCTCTTTCTGTACCCCTCCGTGTCTCTGTGTGAGGCCCTGCTGTTCTTACCGCCTTGCGGCGTGCAGGCGGTTGGGGCACCTTGTTTCGCGCCCCTGATCCCAGCCTTCGAGAGACCGCCACGATGACCCGAACCATCGTCCGCACCGTCGCGCTCGCGGCGCCGCTGGCCTTCGCCGCCGGCTGCGCCAGCACGCTCCCGCCCGTCACCACGATGCCGCCGAGCGAGGCGGCTCCCGCGCAGGCACGCACCGTCGCCGCGACGCCGGCGGACATGGTGCTGGTCAACGGCAAGATCTTCGTGGGCGACAGCGCGGGGACGGTTGTCGAGGCCATGGCCGTGCGCGGCGGACGCGTGGTGTACGCCGGCCCGCAGGCGGGGCTCGACTCGCTGGTAGGACCGAACACGGCGCAGACCAACCTCGAAGGCCGCCTGGTGACGCCCGGGTTCAACGACGCGCACATCCACTTCGCCGCGGGCGGGGCGTCGCTGCTGGCGGTGGACCTCGGCGGCACGCGGTCGCTGGCCGAGATCGAGCGCCGCGTGGCCGCCGCCGCCGCACGTGCGCAGCCCGGCGAGTGGATCACGGGGCGCGGCTGGGACCACACGCGCCTCCCCGCCAGCGAGCTGGGGCCGGGCGGCTGGCCCACCAACGAGATCCTGAACCGCGCCGCCCCGCGCAACCCCGTGCTCCTCTCGCGCGTGGACGGGCACACCTCATGGGCAAATCGCGAGGCGCTGCGCATCGCGGGCGTCACGCGCGCCACCCGCGCCCCGGCCGGCGGCGAGATCGTGCGCACCCCCGCGGGCGAGCCGACCGGCATCCTCAAGGAGTCCGCCGAGGGCCTCGTCGCGCGCGTCGTACCCGATCCCACCCCGGCGCAGGTGAGGCGCGGCATCCGCGCCGCGATGGATCTGGCCGCCCGCACCGGCGTCACCAGCGTGCAGAGCGACGTCTCGGCCGCCGACGTGGAGGTGTACCGCGCCCTGGCCGCCGCCGACTCGCTGAGCGTGCGCGTCTACGGATGGTTCCCGCTCACCGAGCGCTCCATCCGCGAGCTGCAGGCGCGCGGCGTAACCGCCCCTACCGGCGACGAGTGGGTGCGCTTGGGGATGGTGAAGGGATACACGGACGGCACGCTGGGCTCGCGCACGGCGGCCATGCTGGAGCCGTTCGCGGACGACCACTCCACCCGCGGCCTTCCGCAGTACACCGAGGCGCAGCTCGACTCGCTGGTGACCGCCGCGGACCGTGCGGGGCTCCAGGTGATCCTGCACGCCATCGGCGACGCGGCCAACCGGCAGGCGCTGGACGCCTTCGAGCGCGTGGCCCGCCGCAACCCGCCGCGCGCGCGGCGGCATCGCATCGAGCACGCGCAGGTGCTGGACCGGCGCGACATCCCGCGCTTCCGCCAGCTCGGCGTCATCGCGTCGATGCAGCCCACGCACGCCACCAGCGACATGCGCTGGGCCGAGACGCGCATCGGCCGCGAGCGGGCGGTGGAGGGGGCCTACGCCTGGCGCACCCTCCTCGATTCCGGCGCGGTGGTCATCTTTGGAACCGACTTCGCCGTGGAGCCGATGGCGCCGGTGGAGGGGATCTACTCCGCCGTCACGCGCCAGAGCCGCGAGGAGCCGGGGGTGCCGCCGGGCGGCTGGCTCCCCGAGCAGCGCCTGACCCGCGCCGAGGCGATCCGCCTCTACACCGCCGCATCCGCGTATGGCGAGTGGGAAGAGGCGCGCAAGGGCACGCTGCGCCCCGGAATGCTGGCCGACTTCGTGGTCTGGTCCGCCGACCTGCTGACCATCCCCGACGCGGAGATTCTCAAGGCGGAGCCCACGATGACGGTGGTGGGCGGGCGCACCGTCTACCGCCGCCCGTGACGAAGCCGGCGGCGAGCAAGCCCGCCGCGAAGAAGCGCGGCACCACCGACCACGGCGACCTCGCGCTCGTCCTCACGGGGGGCGGTGCGCGCGGGGCCTACCAGGTGGGCTTCCTCCGCTACCTGGCGCGAGCGTACCCGGAGCTGCACATCCCCATCCTCACTGGGGTGTCCGCGGGCGCCATCAACGTCGCGCTCCTGGCGCAGCACCACGGCACCTTTCTGCAGGCCGCCGACGAGCTGGCCGCGCTCTGGGGCGAGCTGACGCCCGAGCGCATCTTTCACGTGGACACCGGCGCCCTCCTCGGCAACATGGGGCGCTGGGGGATGCGGTTCGCGCGGGCGTCGCGCGGCGAGTCGCGGGCGCGCGGCGTGGTGGACACGGAGCCGCTGCGCTCGTTTCTGGAGGAAGCGCTCTGCCCCGTGGAGGGCGAGCTGACCGGGATCGACTACAACCTGCACCGCGGCACGCTGCGGGCGGCGGCCATCGGCACCACCAGCTACACGACGGGGCAGTCGGTGATCTGGCTGCAGGGGCGCGCGATCGAGACGTGGGAGCGGCCGCAGCGGCGCAGCGTGCAGACGCGGCTGCGGGTGGAGCACGTGATGGCGTCGGCCGCGCTCCCCCTCTTCTTCCCCGCCGTACAGATCGGCGAGCACTGGTATGGCGACGGAAACGTGCGGCTGACGGCGCCGCTCTCCCCGGCGCTGCACCTGGGCGCGCACAAGATCATCGCCGTATCCACGCGCTATGGCCGCAACTTCGACGAGGCGGCCAAGCCCCAGGTGCAGGGCTATCCGCCGCCGGCGCAGGTGATGGGCGTGCTCTTCGACGCCGTCTTCCTGGACCTGATCGACCAGGACGCGCTGCGCATGCAGAAGATGAACGACGTCCTCTCGCGCGTCCCAAAGACGCGGCGCGACGGGATGCGCGTCGTCGATCTGCTGGTGGTGCGCCCCTCGCGCGACCTGGCCCGCATCGCCGCCGAGTACGAGCCGCGCCTCCCCCGCCCCATCCGCCTCCTCACCCGCGGCCTAGGCACGCGCGAGACCGCCGCCCCGGACGTGCTCAGCATGCTCATGTTCCAGGACGACTACGTGAAGCGCCTCATCGCGTTGGGCGAGGAAGACGCCGAGCGCCGCTCCGAGGAGATCGACCGGTTCATGCGCGGCAACGGGGACTGAAACAGCGCGTCACACAGAGGGCACAGAGAGAACAGCGAAGCAGCAGAGATGCCCTCCCGCCGTTCTCTCCCTGTCCCTCTGTGTCTCTGTGTGAAA
Proteins encoded in this window:
- a CDS encoding response regulator, which produces MPAPVKRLLWVDDEIDLLRPHLLFLQGRGYHVDAVSNGDDALELLRLHPYDLILLDEQMPGRSGMEVLDELRKLDPRVPVVMITKSEEDRTMTEAIGRRVADYLVKPTSPRQVLSVVTRLLEGEAIQQQVVARDFAGRFRELNARRAEPRDWREWAADYSELVDWELRLREAGETGLLAALETLLDDFRREFCRYITEVYPKWTEGGAGAPPLSVDIVPQFLAPLVGKDRAVLFVVIDCLRLDQWRALLPILEPLAQVEEALYYSILPTATPFSRNAIFSGMFPDGVSERVPGWWGWEGEGSLNSFEAELFREQLKRLTGLSMPVHYDKVFDAGDGEAMLRRLPAHLAQPGVTAVVFNFVDLLTHGRTESTVLLEVARDKEALRALTRQWFERSEALTAIREALRMGVPVLVTTDHGSIHCHRPATVFAKRDTTQNLRYKFGADLRAEDRTLAMTIKDEKALRFPPGKAATNYLIALEDVFFVYPTKLRQYQARYRGSFLHGGVSPEEMILPVALLTPR
- a CDS encoding lipopolysaccharide kinase InaA family protein, whose translation is MMSFAPVSAGSARLLVRDGYEEMAGVLVDAWEGRAQEWIEGGRAPHPVVALPDGGKAVVRRYRRGGMVRHLNRDRYFGGDRAAHELRATEAARAGGVHAPEVIAAGRLDAFPGYRAMIATRLIPGVQDAATALLGGRDMNEVLFEAGQQIGRMHVAGVGHPDLNLRNLLVGKMGELWVIDFDRALVVEGVVPRARRQRDLARLVRSFAKLGMPLCIVRRGALEVGYLSERPDLE
- a CDS encoding glycosyltransferase family 9 protein, which gives rise to MHASDLSGARIAIVMMSAIGDAVHTLPVVNSLRAAAPDSKVTWVIQPAPHALVAGHPAVDEFVLFDRKRGWRAYRDVARATEGRSFDLVIALQVYLKAGLVTRVLRSPRKLGFDRARARDANWLFTTERIAPRGQRHVQDQYFEFLEHLGVPPLLEWRLGPTAAERTRYEGTLPRDGRPTVAFVVGTSKPAKEWPAERYAALADRLAFAGMRTVLVGGRSTRELAAAEAIRAKAQYPPLNLLEWDLRKLVYLLDRVDVLVSPDTGPLHIGVALGTPTVSLMGYTNPKRVGPYRRFHDLMIDAYGDPGEDYPVSAEYRPGRMERITVDEVAAKVALALERYSRSGLSER
- a CDS encoding amidohydrolase; translated protein: MTRTIVRTVALAAPLAFAAGCASTLPPVTTMPPSEAAPAQARTVAATPADMVLVNGKIFVGDSAGTVVEAMAVRGGRVVYAGPQAGLDSLVGPNTAQTNLEGRLVTPGFNDAHIHFAAGGASLLAVDLGGTRSLAEIERRVAAAAARAQPGEWITGRGWDHTRLPASELGPGGWPTNEILNRAAPRNPVLLSRVDGHTSWANREALRIAGVTRATRAPAGGEIVRTPAGEPTGILKESAEGLVARVVPDPTPAQVRRGIRAAMDLAARTGVTSVQSDVSAADVEVYRALAAADSLSVRVYGWFPLTERSIRELQARGVTAPTGDEWVRLGMVKGYTDGTLGSRTAAMLEPFADDHSTRGLPQYTEAQLDSLVTAADRAGLQVILHAIGDAANRQALDAFERVARRNPPRARRHRIEHAQVLDRRDIPRFRQLGVIASMQPTHATSDMRWAETRIGRERAVEGAYAWRTLLDSGAVVIFGTDFAVEPMAPVEGIYSAVTRQSREEPGVPPGGWLPEQRLTRAEAIRLYTAASAYGEWEEARKGTLRPGMLADFVVWSADLLTIPDAEILKAEPTMTVVGGRTVYRRP
- a CDS encoding patatin-like phospholipase family protein, whose protein sequence is MTKPAASKPAAKKRGTTDHGDLALVLTGGGARGAYQVGFLRYLARAYPELHIPILTGVSAGAINVALLAQHHGTFLQAADELAALWGELTPERIFHVDTGALLGNMGRWGMRFARASRGESRARGVVDTEPLRSFLEEALCPVEGELTGIDYNLHRGTLRAAAIGTTSYTTGQSVIWLQGRAIETWERPQRRSVQTRLRVEHVMASAALPLFFPAVQIGEHWYGDGNVRLTAPLSPALHLGAHKIIAVSTRYGRNFDEAAKPQVQGYPPPAQVMGVLFDAVFLDLIDQDALRMQKMNDVLSRVPKTRRDGMRVVDLLVVRPSRDLARIAAEYEPRLPRPIRLLTRGLGTRETAAPDVLSMLMFQDDYVKRLIALGEEDAERRSEEIDRFMRGNGD